A window of the Janthinobacterium agaricidamnosum NBRC 102515 = DSM 9628 genome harbors these coding sequences:
- the xrtA gene encoding exosortase A yields MSADVKSALPAVAPRGVTLLPTANLTLRPRQLLPCLGVIAAILLLYRDTLSDMVLLWWRSQTFAHGFAVLPVCLWLAWRQRRSLAALRLAPAAGGFVLLPLLALAWLLAFAANVQVVAQYAVTAMIPAAVIAMLGWPAARRLAFPLAYLFLAVPFGEVFIPPLIDFTARFTVGALQLTGVPVFRENNNFSIPSGNWSVVEACSGLRYVIASLALGILYAYLNYHGLWRRIAFIVVALLLPILANGLRAYLIVMIGHWSNMQLAVGVDHLVYGWLFFGLVSLLLFWAASFWRDSPPAHSKPGMAAASLPFPAPARAILLGAAAGCVALAAAGPLLAGRIAAPGGDSRPAAAALSIAAPGGAWSALPAAAGQWRAPHAGTPLEFVQSYRGPDGPVSLQVAWYARQSRDAQLLAHLNKPYGEPWLALDDDARSVPVNGKTLHLRQITLQNGSSRLLLWRWYRQSGSDTGNSFLVKLLLAKAKLLQTDQGGAEITISAPYDDLGPPPEARLSAFLSAMLPSIQQGLNNAVDQ; encoded by the coding sequence ATGAGCGCCGATGTCAAATCCGCGCTGCCGGCAGTCGCGCCACGCGGCGTGACATTGCTGCCCACGGCCAACCTTACGCTGCGCCCTCGCCAACTGCTGCCATGCCTGGGCGTGATCGCCGCGATCCTGCTGTTATATCGCGACACGCTGTCGGACATGGTCTTGTTATGGTGGCGTTCGCAAACCTTCGCCCATGGTTTTGCCGTGCTGCCGGTCTGCCTGTGGCTGGCCTGGCGCCAGCGCCGCAGCCTGGCCGCGCTGCGGCTGGCGCCGGCCGCCGGCGGCTTCGTGCTGCTGCCGTTGCTGGCGCTGGCATGGCTGCTGGCCTTTGCCGCCAATGTGCAAGTGGTCGCCCAATACGCGGTCACCGCGATGATCCCGGCCGCCGTGATCGCCATGCTGGGCTGGCCGGCGGCGCGGCGGCTGGCCTTTCCGCTGGCCTATCTATTCCTGGCCGTGCCGTTCGGCGAAGTGTTCATTCCGCCGCTGATCGATTTCACGGCCCGTTTCACGGTCGGCGCACTGCAACTGACCGGCGTGCCGGTATTTCGTGAAAATAATAATTTCAGTATTCCCAGCGGCAACTGGTCGGTGGTCGAGGCATGCAGCGGCTTGCGCTACGTGATCGCCTCGCTGGCGCTGGGTATCTTGTATGCGTACCTGAATTACCATGGCTTGTGGCGCCGCATCGCCTTCATCGTGGTGGCGCTGTTATTGCCGATCCTGGCCAACGGCTTGCGCGCCTATCTGATCGTGATGATAGGCCACTGGAGCAATATGCAACTGGCGGTCGGCGTCGACCACCTGGTCTATGGCTGGCTGTTTTTCGGCCTGGTGTCGCTGCTGCTGTTCTGGGCCGCCTCGTTCTGGCGCGACTCGCCGCCGGCGCACAGCAAGCCGGGCATGGCGGCGGCAAGCCTCCCCTTCCCCGCCCCGGCGCGCGCCATCCTGCTGGGGGCGGCGGCTGGCTGCGTCGCACTGGCGGCGGCCGGCCCGCTGCTGGCCGGGCGGATAGCGGCGCCCGGCGGCGACAGCCGTCCGGCCGCCGCCGCGCTGTCGATCGCAGCACCTGGCGGCGCCTGGTCGGCGTTGCCGGCCGCCGCCGGCCAATGGCGCGCGCCGCACGCCGGCACGCCGCTCGAATTCGTGCAATCGTACCGCGGTCCGGACGGCCCGGTCAGCCTGCAAGTGGCCTGGTATGCGCGCCAGAGCCGCGACGCTCAATTGCTGGCCCATCTCAACAAGCCGTATGGCGAGCCATGGCTGGCGCTGGACGATGACGCCAGGAGCGTGCCGGTCAACGGCAAAACCTTGCATCTGCGGCAAATCACGCTGCAAAACGGCAGTAGCCGGCTGCTGTTGTGGCGCTGGTACCGCCAGAGCGGCAGCGACACCGGCAACAGTTTTTTGGTCAAACTACTGCTGGCCAAGGCCAAACTCTTGCAGACCGACCAGGGCGGCGCCGAAATTACCATCAGCGCGCCCTACGATGACCTGGGCCCGCCGCCGGAGGCCCGTCTGTCGGCATTCTTGTCGGCCATGCTGCCGTCCATACAACAAGGATTGAACAATGCTGTTGACCAGTGA
- a CDS encoding TIGR03088 family PEP-CTERM/XrtA system glycosyltransferase, whose protein sequence is MLLTSEPVSGAQGASLQATAPGTPPLIVHLIHQLGVGGLENGLVNLINNMPPTHYRHAIVCLKDYTDFHQRITTPGVQIISLNKLEGKDWRHYLRLYRTLRDLRPALIHTRNLGCIEGLLLAALAGIKLRVHGEHGRDMHDLHGTNWKYNLLRKMMRPLVGHFIAVSQDLQSWLVERIGAHPARVTHIGNGVNSLQFHPRLGPAAAVGPPGFLCNNAFVIGSVGRMVDVKDFKSLVQAFLLLLAQEPGPGSRLRLIIAGDGPCREACLAQLRQAGVASLAWLPGARDDVPQLMRAMDLFVLPSLTEGSSNTILEAMSSGLPVVATTVGGNVDLVQPGWTGTLVPPQAPDLLADAIADYYSMPELGPRHGMRGRRQVLAEHSLLAMSDAYLAVYDAMFQSLHQQS, encoded by the coding sequence ATGCTGTTGACCAGTGAACCCGTCAGCGGCGCGCAGGGCGCCAGCCTGCAGGCCACGGCGCCGGGCACGCCGCCGCTGATCGTGCACCTGATCCACCAGTTGGGCGTCGGCGGCCTGGAAAACGGCCTGGTGAACCTGATTAACAATATGCCGCCGACACATTACCGGCACGCCATCGTCTGCCTCAAGGATTACACCGACTTTCATCAGCGCATCACTACGCCCGGCGTGCAAATCATCAGCCTGAACAAGCTTGAAGGCAAGGACTGGCGCCATTACCTGCGCCTGTACCGCACCTTGCGCGACTTGCGTCCGGCGCTGATCCATACCCGCAACCTGGGCTGCATCGAAGGCTTGCTGCTGGCGGCGCTGGCCGGCATCAAGTTGCGCGTGCATGGCGAACATGGGCGCGACATGCACGATTTGCATGGCACCAACTGGAAATACAATCTGCTGCGCAAGATGATGCGCCCGCTGGTCGGTCATTTCATTGCCGTCAGTCAAGACCTGCAATCGTGGCTGGTCGAGCGCATCGGCGCCCATCCGGCCCGTGTCACGCATATCGGCAACGGCGTCAACAGCCTGCAATTCCATCCGCGCCTGGGACCGGCGGCGGCGGTCGGTCCGCCTGGCTTCCTGTGCAATAACGCGTTTGTCATCGGCAGTGTCGGGCGGATGGTCGATGTCAAGGATTTCAAATCGCTGGTGCAAGCCTTTTTATTGTTGCTGGCACAGGAGCCGGGACCGGGTTCGCGCTTGCGCCTGATCATCGCCGGCGACGGTCCGTGCCGCGAAGCATGCCTGGCCCAGTTGCGCCAGGCCGGCGTGGCCAGCCTGGCCTGGCTGCCCGGCGCGCGCGACGACGTGCCCCAGTTGATGCGCGCCATGGACCTGTTCGTCTTGCCGTCGCTGACCGAAGGCAGTTCCAATACGATACTGGAAGCGATGTCGAGCGGCTTGCCGGTGGTCGCCACCACGGTCGGCGGCAATGTCGACCTGGTACAGCCGGGCTGGACTGGCACACTGGTGCCGCCGCAAGCGCCCGATTTGCTGGCCGACGCGATCGCCGACTACTACAGCATGCCGGAACTGGGACCGCGCCACGGCATGCGCGGCCGGCGCCAGGTGTTGGCGGAACACAGCTTGCTGGCGATGTCGGACGCGTATCTGGCGGTCTACGACGCGATGTTCCAGTCATTGCACCAGCAAAGCTGA
- a CDS encoding TIGR03087 family PEP-CTERM/XrtA system glycosyltransferase, with translation MADLLYLVHRIPYPPNKGDKIRSWHVLKYLAVHFRVHLGCFIDDADDAHHIDTVKALCASTCFIRQYPMLARVRSVSGLLTEQPMSLPYYRNAGLQRWVDALLHTGQLRQALVFSGPMAQYLDTGPGHVLQRVIDFVDVDSEKWDQYAATKAWPLSLLYAREAHYLRNYERHIAQQFNASTFVSSAEAALFRQRAPMARRKTGYFNNGVDAAYFAPPADTGAACDNPYPAGRRVLVFTGAMDYWPNAEAVGWFVQRVWPALRLRFPELLFYIAGSRPARQVRALADTPGVAVTGFVADIRPYLAHAALVVAPLRIARGVQNKVLEAMAMQKTVLATPQALQGINAQDGVEVASASDEHEFVQQASRLLTENIDLGPAARLRILQDYSWDKNLQRLGALLGIHSDPSLGRGPGHGAGNGAAHPQARREPPS, from the coding sequence ATGGCGGATTTACTTTATCTGGTGCACCGCATTCCGTATCCGCCCAACAAGGGCGACAAGATACGCTCCTGGCATGTGCTGAAATACCTGGCGGTCCATTTCCGCGTCCACCTCGGCTGCTTCATCGACGACGCCGACGATGCGCATCATATCGATACCGTCAAGGCGCTGTGCGCCAGCACCTGTTTTATCCGGCAATACCCGATGCTGGCGCGTGTGCGCAGCGTGAGCGGGCTGCTGACGGAACAGCCGATGAGCCTGCCCTACTACCGCAATGCCGGATTGCAACGCTGGGTCGACGCACTGCTGCATACCGGCCAGTTGCGCCAGGCGCTGGTGTTTTCCGGCCCGATGGCGCAATACCTCGATACCGGCCCCGGCCATGTGTTGCAGCGGGTGATAGATTTTGTCGATGTCGATTCCGAAAAATGGGACCAGTACGCGGCGACCAAGGCGTGGCCGCTGTCGCTGCTGTACGCGCGCGAAGCGCATTATTTGCGCAATTACGAACGCCATATCGCCCAGCAATTTAATGCCTCCACCTTCGTGTCCAGCGCCGAAGCGGCGCTGTTCCGCCAGCGCGCGCCCATGGCCAGGCGCAAGACCGGCTATTTCAATAATGGCGTCGACGCGGCCTACTTCGCGCCGCCCGCTGATACCGGCGCCGCCTGCGACAATCCGTATCCGGCCGGCCGGCGCGTGCTGGTGTTTACCGGCGCCATGGATTACTGGCCGAACGCGGAGGCGGTCGGCTGGTTCGTGCAACGGGTCTGGCCAGCGCTGCGGCTGCGCTTTCCCGAGCTGCTGTTCTATATCGCCGGCAGCCGGCCAGCGCGGCAAGTACGGGCGCTGGCCGATACGCCCGGCGTCGCGGTCACCGGTTTTGTCGCCGATATCCGGCCCTACCTGGCACACGCCGCGCTGGTGGTGGCGCCGCTGCGCATCGCCCGCGGCGTGCAAAACAAGGTGCTCGAAGCGATGGCGATGCAAAAGACCGTGCTGGCCACGCCGCAAGCGCTGCAAGGCATCAACGCGCAAGATGGCGTGGAAGTGGCCAGCGCGTCCGACGAGCATGAGTTTGTGCAACAAGCCAGCCGTCTGCTGACGGAAAATATCGACCTGGGCCCGGCCGCCCGCCTGCGCATCTTGCAAGATTACAGCTGGGACAAAAACCTGCAACGCCTGGGCGCGCTGCTCGGCATCCACAGCGATCCCAGCCTGGGCCGCGGCCCAGGCCATGGCGCGGGCAATGGTGCGGCTCACCCTCAGGCCCGGCGGGAACCGCCGTCATGA